The following coding sequences are from one Methanosarcina sp. WWM596 window:
- a CDS encoding ATP-binding protein — MDTREKLKSAIIEWQGRVLPPLQKRRYEANIDAPHVNDIVGVRRCGKTYYMYQLISELVEGGVPKSNILYLNLDDDRLQPLNGDELQLLVETFREIQEVSAGDRLYLFLDEIQNFQSWERWVKGIYDRKQNVKMVISGSNASLLSQEISTLLTGRHLSTRMFPFSFAEFLDYHSITFDLKTLPYSEDKPVVKRRFNEYLEKGGFPETIVYPSVQHRETLQSYFDDIIYRDIISRYSIRNPLIFKDLALFCISNIAKPHTYNSLRRLFASYSSLSTDSIINYIAYLEDAFLLFSVSHYDESLKQQMNKPRKLYCIDTGMINAVSFKLSSDTGRLYENLVFIQLLRSGSEIYYWQDQKGIEVDFVTKEGLEPSRLIQVCSDLSDPKTKEREVNGLLAGMKNFKMKEGTIITSDVFDEEGVDGKKIRYVPLWYWLLEGDGGEKSGH; from the coding sequence GTGGATACGAGGGAGAAACTGAAAAGTGCCATTATCGAGTGGCAGGGAAGAGTATTACCACCATTGCAGAAACGCAGGTATGAGGCAAACATAGATGCTCCGCATGTAAATGACATAGTGGGTGTGAGGAGATGCGGCAAAACATACTATATGTATCAACTGATATCGGAATTGGTTGAGGGTGGCGTGCCAAAGAGCAATATATTGTACCTGAATCTTGATGATGACCGCTTGCAGCCGTTAAATGGGGATGAACTGCAGCTGCTGGTAGAAACTTTCAGGGAAATTCAGGAGGTATCCGCAGGAGACCGTTTGTATCTTTTCCTTGATGAAATCCAGAACTTCCAGTCATGGGAACGGTGGGTTAAAGGCATCTACGATAGAAAACAGAATGTGAAAATGGTAATAAGCGGCTCGAATGCATCCCTGCTTTCACAGGAGATTTCCACCTTATTAACAGGCAGGCATCTGAGCACCAGGATGTTCCCTTTCAGTTTTGCGGAATTCCTGGATTATCATTCAATAACCTTTGATTTGAAAACACTCCCTTACTCGGAAGACAAGCCGGTTGTCAAGCGCAGATTCAACGAATACCTGGAAAAAGGAGGATTCCCCGAAACCATAGTATATCCGTCAGTGCAGCACCGGGAAACATTACAGTCATATTTTGACGACATCATCTACCGGGATATCATTTCAAGATACAGCATACGCAATCCCCTGATATTCAAGGACCTGGCGCTATTCTGCATATCGAATATTGCAAAACCGCATACCTACAACTCCCTAAGAAGGCTGTTTGCCAGTTATTCCTCCCTCAGCACGGATTCAATAATCAATTATATTGCATACTTAGAGGATGCATTCCTGCTTTTCAGCGTCAGCCATTACGATGAATCGCTAAAACAACAGATGAACAAACCCAGGAAATTATATTGTATCGATACAGGCATGATCAATGCCGTTTCCTTCAAACTGTCCTCCGATACCGGGAGATTATACGAGAACCTTGTTTTCATCCAGCTTTTACGCTCAGGAAGCGAGATCTACTACTGGCAGGATCAGAAGGGCATCGAGGTTGATTTTGTAACAAAGGAAGGACTTGAGCCCTCCCGATTGATACAGGTATGCTCGGATTTGTCCGACCCGAAAACAAAAGAACGCGAAGTGAATGGACTGCTTGCAGGGATGAAGAACTTCAAAATGAAAGAGGGGACTATCATCACATCGGACGTTTTTGACGAGGAGGGTGTTGATGGAAAGAAGATCAGGTATGTGCCTTTATGGTACTGGCTGCTTGAGGGGGATGGTGGGGAGAAGAGTGGTCATTAA